The genomic stretch AAACTTCTTTCATGTAATCTCCACAACCTAAAGTACCTGAAGAACCAGAGGTAAGGGCAACTCCAGCCATTCTATCATCAGAACTCATAATTTCATTTGCTACTTCTTCCATAGCACTTCCTGTTACTTCATAATGCCAGAGATGATTTCCAAATTCATCAAATTGATTAAAAATATTTATGTTATCTCTATTTTCTTTGAGTTCCCAGCATTTATCAAAAATTTCTTTTACATTACTTTCACTACCAGGAGTAGGAATTACCTCTCCAGCTACTTTTTGTAACCATTCAAAACGTTCTGGACTCATTTCTTCCGGTAAAATAGCTATTGAATCACAGGCTAAAAGGTCTGCATCATAAGCTCCACCTCGACAATAATTACCAGTTGAAGGCCAGACTGCCTTTTCTTCTGTTGGATCAAATTGGCCTGTAACTAGTTTTGGAACCAGACAGCCGTAAGTAGCACCTACTTTATGAGCTCCTGTGGGAAACCATTTACCTACAAGAGCTACAATTCTGGCATCCACCCCTGTTAACTCTTTTGGTATTTCAACATAATTAACTCCATCATAAAGTCCACCTTCTTTTTGTGGTTCATTTTTCCAGGTTATTCGAAATAGATTGGTGGAGTCTATATCCCATAAACCAGTATTTTTAAGTTTTTCTTTAATTTCATCTGGTACTAACTCAGGATTTTTTTGCTGTTCAAAGGTAGGGATTATAATGTCTTTCTCCTTAGCTCTTTTTACCACCTTTTCTAATTTTTCTTCATTTATATCAAGATCAATCATTTATATACCTCCTAAATTTACATATACTATTTTTACTTTAAAATCAGAAAATATTAGTTAAATATATTTTGGTAATAGGGCATAAAATTCTGCTGCTTTTAAAAGATGTTCAACTGGAACCTGATCTTTTACAGTATGGGCATATATTTCATTTGCAGGACCGAATCCAATACAGGGAATATCTTCTCTGCCCATAATAGAAACTCCATTAGTACTAAA from Halanaerobiales bacterium encodes the following:
- a CDS encoding pyridoxal-phosphate dependent enzyme, coding for MIDLDINEEKLEKVVKRAKEKDIIIPTFEQQKNPELVPDEIKEKLKNTGLWDIDSTNLFRITWKNEPQKEGGLYDGVNYVEIPKELTGVDARIVALVGKWFPTGAHKVGATYGCLVPKLVTGQFDPTEEKAVWPSTGNYCRGGAYDADLLACDSIAILPEEMSPERFEWLQKVAGEVIPTPGSESNVKEIFDKCWELKENRDNINIFNQFDEFGNHLWHYEVTGSAMEEVANEIMSSDDRMAGVALTSGSSGTLGCGDYMKEVFPYSKIAVGEALQCPTLLSNGFGAHRIEGIGDKHVPWIHNVKNTDMVVGVDDNDSMNLVRLFNTEVGQEYLKEQGVPADFIDKLPLMGISGIANMLTSIKMAKYYEMDENDIIFTVFTDSMELYQSRLEEMKEEAGEYDKTDAAVDFHRNLRAIKTDYVEELTYEDRKRIHNLKYYTWVEQQGKDSEELNAQWYDYDNYWGNIHNKADEIDELIKEFNERVGLLD